The genomic segment AACATGGTGTGGTTACGCAGATTTAGATTGTCGAAAAGGTATTTCGCTTTCGGATGAATTTTAATCTACGGCACTCCCTTATTAAATACTTCTATTTTGGAATTTATCATGAAATCTAACCTTTTTATGCTTATCGTAAATCCAGCAGAATTCTTTCGTAATTTATTTGTAGCGGAAACACCTGCCAAAACGACTGCTCCTGAAGTATTAGAGCCTAAACCTTCAACTCTTCGTCATCGTGTTGAGTTGCCTCGTTATTATTTTAACGAGGAAGATCGCCATAGTAATAAATCAAATATTTTTGATGGAACAAACTTTTTTAACGTTTGGATCCAGGAGGGAATGACCTTGCAAATGGAGGTTTCCACTACGGCAATTCGACGCACTTTATTGTGCGATGACTTTGTTCAAAAAAAATATAACTTGTCCGAAAAACACGATATGGGTGTGATTGAAGTGACTGCTTTAATAACAGAAAAAGTTATTAAGTGGTTTTCACTAGAGCAAGTCTATGCAATGTTGGATGGCAAGCCTGATCCTACACTGCCTGAACCTGTTATTGTCTTACCCATTAATGAAACGATTAAAAAAATGCCAGAGAGTTATTCAGGAAGGCAGGATGAAGTTGCTGAAACTGTGAATGAGATCCCCGCTGTAGCTGAAACTTCTAATCACAGTGAATCGACATTTGTTCGTCGAGGAACTTTAGAATCTTTTGGTGGGGATTGTTATAAACACAACCCAGAAGAGTCTGAATCTTTTTTCTTGAAAATTAATGGCCGTGAAATTTGGGGCGTTGATCTTGAACGGGCATTGGAAAAGTCAGGCGCAAAAGTAGGTGATAAAATTTCTCTTTCTAAAAATGGGAGAATTCCTGTTGTTATTAAGAAAAATATTAAATCGACTGACGGCAGTCTTGTTGTTAAAAACGTTAATTCATTCATGCAGCAGTATTTAATTTATAAATGCTGATTTGCAAACATAAAACATTCAAGGATTGTAATCATGGCTTCTCTTAATAAAGTAATTCTGATTGGAAATTTAGGTAAAGATCCTGAAAATCGTTTTCTGCCATCGGGTGGTGCAGTGTGTAACTTCAGTATTGCGACCACCGAAAGTTGGAAAGATAAAGCCTCCGGGCAAAAGCAAGAAAAAACCGAATGGCATAACATCACTATGTATGGGCGCTTGGCTGAGGTTGCTGGCCAGTTTCTAAAAAAAGGTTCTTCCGTGTACCTGGAGGGGCGTTTGCAAACCCGTAAATGGCAAGACAAAGCCACAGGGCAAGATCGCTATACAACTGAAATTATTGCCGATGAAATGAAAATGCTTGGTAGTCGTTCCGGTGATAGCAGCAGTGGAGTGGATGGCCAGCAAAGTAGTGGGCGGCAACAGCGTCCTGCTGCTGCAGCAACGCCTGCTTCTTCAGTTCCGAGAAACTTTGACGATTTTGAGGATGATATTCCGTTTTGAGGTTTACCTCAGAGTGATTTCTATACATGAAAGTTATATGAAATCAATTTATAGGCATGGTAATCAACCTTTCGAGGTTGGTTACCCTGCGTGTTCAATAACATTCGAGAAATGAAATGTCACTTGTTTCGTCTAGTGAAACTGGATTGGTTGTAACAGTGAAGTTTAGCAATGATGGCTGGACATGTCGTGGCCACGGGCTTTCTGTTGCTCGGAAGCATCAAATTGATGCTAAGTCAGAATGGTGTCGTGTCTATGGATCACAGTTTGAGGTGAAGGAAGTAGTTCAATTCAAAGTGATTTGAATATGATTGAAACCATTTATGTTTATATGATTTACGAGCCCCAATAATTCTTTATGAATTTTTGGGGCATTTTCATTTGGTTGGTAACTATAGATGTCTTCTTGATTTTGAATTGTAGAAATAAAATGTAAAATATGGTTTTTATATTTATTAATTTTTAAAATATATATAGGGGAATAGTATGCAACGATTTCGTGTATTCAATGATTATGCAGATTCAAAGTTAGTATTTTCTGTTCCCTGGGCATGGCTTGCAATTTGGCTTGTTAAGCGTTTTGGAAAAAAAGATGGTTACTATAGATTGGTTGATGGAAGAATTTCAAAAACTTTAATGGAATGGGTTCACTCTAAAGAAATAAATTTAACTGATTATGAGTTTGAATTAGATCAGATCCATTTAGGAGAAAATGGAAAGAGTTATTTAAATTCATCAGGAAGTTTGCACTATGGAAAAATGTATAGATCTGCTGATGGTTTGAAATTTAAAAATATATCAATGATAAAGAGTAATAATTGAAACGATGTGACCGCAGAGCGCCATTAGCTAAACCTTGATTTTTGCTAGTGAACGATGTAATAAATACAATAAGTTAGTGATGTTTTTATCACATCACACGCTGCGACCCGCGCCAATCCTCGCCTTCTCGGAAAATCCCATGCACTGTTTTTCCATCGCCTACGCAAAACAGACGTTGCACATCAAAACGCCAGGCAAAGAAAAACCGCCGCTGGATGATCCAGATCGGCGGTTCGAGTTGTTATAAAAAGGCTATGTATGCACTAGCTCAGAACAGAAGCTCAAAGAAAACACGTTTCGCCCGAATTGAATGTCGATTCCACGGCAACTTACTTTTTTTCGACGCTTTTCGTTTGCCCCGCCTAGTTATAAAGAAATACATCTTCAATACCCCTTAATGTAGCTACCTAGCACTTTCCGCTCTGCCAATTCACGAACGGAGGAAGCAATTTCGTGAACTGGTAACGTGACTGGATACTGTGCAATACATCCATCGTGCTTCTCTCGGTGCCAAAGTCCAATAAATGCACCCTGGATGTCTCCGAACCTCCCGATGTAATGCCCACTACCATCGGCCGCTTGACCGAACCGAGTATTGCTCCAGCCAGCGTCGCGCAGTAGCGCGGAAACTTCTGATTCAAGTCTTCGAGTTCCGTCATCGAACACCCATCTATCATCGTAGCTCGGTGGCAGCTGTGCTATCAAATCAGGAAAATCCGATGCATTAACGTTGTTAAATCGTGGAATGCTATACCCTGCATTACTTAACAGAATTCTAAGCTGATCCATTTCATGATCTATGTCGTCAAGCGATATCACAGCGATAGGATCACCTTCTTTGAGCATCTCTTCGAATGAATTGTTATGCAGCTTTTCCAATCGTTGATTAGCCAAATCGATAAACCGAAATAAACTGTTATTCAGCTCAACAAGATTATTCGGAGGTAGTTTCCGATCTGCTGATTTAGTAACTTTTAGACTCAGTAAGCGAGCGACCTCATTATCTGCCCCCGCTTCGTTGAGATAAAACATGTTGACCGATCCTCGGCAGGACGCCCCATCAGAGTCTATGAACGAAATTGATGGTATCGCCGCACCAACCAAATGATCAACACCATAGCGAATAACAGTAATCGGTCGAACTTCAGCCTTTATGAACTTTTCCCCTACAAAGCACTGCTCAACGTCGTATAGGGTGATGGGTAGCTCTTTACCTTCCAAATCGGCATTTGAAGCCTTTCTTGGCATATTCCGGTTGTTTTCCATAATTCGATACTCCTAAAAAAATTATGCGGAGTATCCCCAAGCGGGGATACTTTCCCGCGTGGGTTTGTTTTAAATGCTGATCCAGAGCGATATGGAGCAGGGGATTCGAATAGATCGAGCCCTTTTTCATGCAGCTCGTGCGACCATTCAAGTGCCGCCCGCGTGTGACGGGTTAAAGGCATGAATTTGATATTCTCAAACGTAATAAATTGAGCGATTAAGCTTCGTTTTGTAAGTCAAAATGAACACCACGTATTCCGTAGCTTTCTGTTTTTTCTCCTTGGCCTACGTCGGCCTCACAAAAACTGATGCAATCTGTGCAAAGGCCAAATCCGTTGTCTCTGCCCCACCATTGTCGCCCTCGTGTAGAGTTGCCGCAGCAACAACACGTCAAGGTTCTTGGTTTGTCAGTTTTAATTGATGTTGCTTCTTTTTGGGGAACGTCCCAATCAGGAGTGCAAAAAGCTACAACCATGAGCGCTTTAACTTCCAGGGCAAGATCTGATCTGTTTTTTGCGATATATAGTGCAAGCTCGTTTCGATTGCTATTCTCTGTCGATTCAAGAACACGAAATACATCCGCTTCTTTTAGTTTCGCCAGTGAATCAGCGGCAATACTAATTGCTATTTCAAAGTTGAATGTAGACATTTTCTTTCTCCAAATATGAGAGACAAGTCCACAAGGGATCTTATCCCTTGCGGTTTAATTGAGTGTCAAATATGGGGTTGAAGTTACCCTCAATGAGAGAGTCCCCATTGGGTAGTTTGAAACGTAATAAAAAGATAAGTGGATAGTTATAATTGTTGTAAATTAGAATGAGCAGGTGTATTGGCGATTGATATATCAATACCTTTGCCATCAAGACCTGATATTTTTGGTAATGAGAATACCCGGCAATTAGTGAATATGGTTGCTCCCATGATTGGTTTCTTATAAACGGATCATGGCCTGGGGGCGATGACCCTCAGGTGGTTAAAATATGGGCGAAAAAAAACGCCTGAACGGCGTGAGTGGAATTCGTGAATGTACAACGATGATTTATTTTTGTCATTTTAGACAAAATACTGTGTTTTTAGCTCGCGTCCAGTTCGCGCGTCATTCAAAATAATGATAAAGGCTAAAGTGTATTTATTATTCATGATTAATCGGGGTGGGTCAATTTAAAATATACGATACCAAGGCCCCTTTGGGATTATATCTGCACTAGATGGGACGTTGCTGCTGTGGGCTGAGATTCTTAGGATTGAGAGCTGGCATCGGTTTTTAGCACCTAACGGTAGGCTCAATTAAATCGAGCCTTGAGAGCTACCGCCAATTGGCGGAGCAAGAAAAAAGAGAGGAATTATGTTTTTTGTGGAAAAACTGAAAAGTGTTATTTTTAATAATTTCTTATATAAAAATGTAGCATATCCAGGGGATTATCACCTGGCGTTTATTGAGGCGAGAGAGCGGACAATAAATTTTGGGCTTGAAGTTGACTCTATATCCTTTAAAAAACAAACTTTTTTGTCTGATATGGAAAGTGCCTCAAAACTAGCTCAGGCTCTTAGTGAGTTTTATTTTGAAAATAAAATTCGTGCAGATGATGTAGCTGGGCAATGCTGGAGAATTAATATATTTATAAAAATTTTTTTAGAAGAGTATTTTGGGGTTCCTTTGGTTTTAACTATTGGTTATATTGAGGATTATCCTAATAACGTTTACTATAAAATGACTGAAGCAGAGATTGCAGAATTACTTAATTCCCCAGAGGGACATAATGGGAATTATGCTGCAAATTTGCATGTATGGTTAACATTGCCTAGCATGGAAATATTAGACGTATCCTTTATGACTAGTTTTGGGAAGGTCAATAACAAACCAGAATTGCTTGGTACTGTTGTCTATGGCCCACCAGAAAAATTAAGCACCCCGAATTTTAATTATAAACCTATGGTGCTAGGGGAGCACTTTATTAATAGGGTCGGTTTAAATAATGCTTTTATAACTTTTTGATAATTAAGCGGGTAGGATCGTTATGTAATCGCTAGTGCTAGATCACGGCTGGCGGCCAAGGCGCAACAACCTTTAGTGTTAGATCCAAGAGCGCGAGCGGCAGCCTTTTCGCAAGTAGGCGTAGTAACGGTAGGGAAAAGTCAGCCCTTTTTATTGGATGCCTCGCCAGTTAACTTGGCAAACCTATAGCAAAATAAAAGAAGTTAAAGTACCGCCAAATATGAAATTTTAGGGGGAGGGTAATATGAGGCATGTGATAGGAGAAGTGGTAATGCCTGTATCTTTTAGCACCGGACCTTTTAAATTTATAACCATTTTTAGAGGAAAGTTTGCGTGGGTGACTATGTATTGTTCCAAATGTATGGACCTTTTAGGCAGTCGTTAATTGATGAGCATCTCTTTTATATAGAGCAGGCACAGAAGCGTTTACTGTCTCAATTTACTGATATTGAAAAAGAAGCAGATAGTGCTGCTGAAGAATGGTTAAATCAGCACAAACATTATTTTGATCCAGACCGTGATGATCCAGGGAGCTTTTATGAGACAGCTAATAACGCTGGCATTGAGTTTTACCGGTTGCTTAGTGATATGCGGAATCAAACTTATTTAAATGTTGTTGCTGGTATGTTTCATGAGTGGGACAAAAAATTACGTAGCTGGTTGGTGGGTGAAGTTCATCACTGGCATTTGGGAGAGAAAGCCGCATTTAAAATCTGGGCAGCAAATTTTAGTGAGATTTTTGATCTGCTTGAATGTTTTTCATGGCCCGTTCGGACTACAGAATATTTCGGAAAACTTAATGCTTGTCGTTTAGTGGTTAATGTTTATAAGCATGGGGAAGGGAACGCCTTTGCTGATCTAAAGCGGGATCATCCAGAATATTTGAGTAGTTTTGCGGAGGAGTTGTCATGGTATCGGATGGTTAATCATACGCATCTTTTAGTTAATGATACGCAACTTCAGTCATTCTCTGATGCAATAGTGGCATTTTGGCAAGGAGTACCTGAAAATACTTTTGAATCAAAAATATATGAATTACCAAGTTGGCTTTGCAATGCTCTTTCAAAAGATCACGAAGTAACTAGGAGAAAAAAATAGTACTGAATGGCTGTGCTAAATTATTTTAAAAACACTCTGAGAGTGGCACCGCACGATTTAATTTGGGCCGGTTTTATTGTTTGCACTAACAATGAGAATGAAATTATCATTGAGAAAAAGAAAGGTTGAACTCAATGTACTATGTCCACTATAAGCCACTACGCAATATGCTGCGCACCTATAGCCTGCATTCGGCTTTATATCAAGTCTGGTATCGGGGGACTCGCATCGGAAAACCCGATTCACGTTATAGGCCTGATGCTTCGACTAACATTCCTTATGATTGGGAATTAGAACTTCTTGCCAGAGAGATTATTCTTAATAGCCAAGGTGGCATAGTGCCACGGCAGAATGATCATGCGCAATTCCCTATTGATCGCGGAATAAGCCATGTCCGAAGGATCGCGGAAGCTATTTCTGAAGTATCGGTTAAGTCGCCGGATGATGCTTTACGGGCCGCCCATGCTTTGATACACCAACAAATACCTTGGCAGGACGATGATCTATTATCTCGGATGGCACGTTACGCGAGAATAATGCAGTTTGACCAATTGAAAAATCTAGTTGAAGCCAAAATTGGCCTAACTATTCGTGATTTATATACTATTGGGTTTGCTGTTGCTGGCGCAATTGATAAAAATCCTTGTGTCGTGGCTTCTTCATATTCGAATGCGCCAGGTATTGCACAGGGGGCAGAAAAGGCTTTTTTTAGACTGGTTGCGGCCGATCTAAATGAGCTTCGTCAGACCACTAAAGAAAACCAAATCTATGATCGGCGATGGGCCTTTTCCTTCAATCCATTAAGAGCGAAACCGCTGATTTTTGACTCACAACAGCCGGATCTACTCATGGGTATCAGTGAAAAACTGCTGATTTGGAGAATTACTGATGGGCTGTATTACGATATATGTAAATTAAAAGGTTTTTCAGTGGGGTGGGGAGCTGCTTTTGAGAAATATATCGGTGATGTCCTCACTGCTGCACTATCTGGGTCAGGTTTTACTGTCCTTTCTGAACAGCCCTATTTTCCAAAACCGAGTGAAAGACATGACGGGGCCGACTGGATAATTAGTGATGCGACTGGCCATGTGTTCATAGAATGTAAGACCAAGCGGCTGAAGATTGAGGCCAAAATGGATTTTTATGATATAGCGCTGAACGAAGAAATAGATACGCTAGCCAATTTTTTTCTTCAGAACTATAAAAACATTCAGGATGCACGCAATCAATTATTGCCTGATTTCGAGATGAATGGCTTGCCGGTGTTTTGCGTAGTTGTTACTTTGGAAAATTGGAGAGCGCAACACCCTAT from the Iodobacter fluviatilis genome contains:
- a CDS encoding single-stranded DNA-binding protein, which translates into the protein MASLNKVILIGNLGKDPENRFLPSGGAVCNFSIATTESWKDKASGQKQEKTEWHNITMYGRLAEVAGQFLKKGSSVYLEGRLQTRKWQDKATGQDRYTTEIIADEMKMLGSRSGDSSSGVDGQQSSGRQQRPAAAATPASSVPRNFDDFEDDIPF